One Capricornis sumatraensis isolate serow.1 chromosome 8, serow.2, whole genome shotgun sequence genomic region harbors:
- the LOC138082681 gene encoding zinc finger protein 624 isoform X4: MSPASELTLEKKPNNKEKPYKCSTCEKAFRYRSLLIQHQRTHTKEKPYECNECGKMFSQPSYLSQHKKIHTGEKPYKCSECGKAFIASSSLMVHQRIHTKEKPYQCNPYKCSECGKAFSDKSKLARHQETHNGEKPYKCNDCGKAFRNKSYLSVHQKTHTEEKPYKCNECGKSFKNTTIFNVHQRIHTGEKPFRCNECGKAYRSNSSLIVHIRTHTGEKPYECNECGKAFNRIANFTEHQRIHTGEKPYKCNECGKAFINYSCLSVHHRMHTGEKPYKCNECGKAFMRSSSLIIHQRIHTEEKPYLCNECGESFRIKSHLTVHQRIHTGEKPYKCTDCERAFTKMVNLKEHQKIHTGVKPYTCYNCGKSFRTKSYLIVHQRTHTGEKPYKCNECEKAFTNTSQLTVHQRRHTGEKPYKCNECGKVFTSNSGFNTHQRTHTGEKPFKCNDCGKAFSQMVHVTEHQKIHSGEKPYKCDVCGKAFRRGSYLTVHWRTHTGEKPYMCKECGKGCITLSQLTLHQRIHTGERPYRCEECGKAFRTNSDFIVHLRMHTGEKPYKCSECGKAFRSSSSLTVHQRTHQREIQLI, translated from the exons ATGAGCCCTGCCTCAGAACTCACTTTAGAGAAAAAAcccaataataaagaaaaacccTATAAATGTAGTACATGTGAAAAGGCCTTCCGTTATAGGTCATTACTCATTCAACATCAGAGAACTCACACTAAAGAAAAACCTTATGAATGTAATGAGTGTGGGAAAATGTTCAGCCAGCCTTCTTATCTTAGTCAACATAAAAAAATCCACACTGGAGAAAAACCCTATAAATGTAGTGAATGTGGAAAGGCTTTCATTGCTTCTTCATCACTTATGgtgcatcagagaattcatactaaGGAGAAACCTTATCAATGCAAT CCCTATAAATGTAGTGAATGCGGGAAAGCTTTTAGTGATAAATCAAAACTTGCAAGACATCAGGAAACTCACAATGGAGAGAAACCCTACAAATGTAATGATTGTGGGAAAGCCTTTAGGAATAAGTCATATCTTAGTGTACATCAGAAGACCCATACTGAAGAGAAGCCATATAAATGCAATGAGTGTGGGAAGTCTTTCAAGAATACCACAATCTTTAAtgttcatcagagaattcatactggagagaagcccttTAGGTGtaatgaatgtggaaaagcctACAGAAGTAATTCCAGTCTTATTGTGCATATCAGAACTCACACTGGGgaaaaaccctatgaatgtaatgaatgtgggaaagcATTCAATCGTATAGCAAATTTCACAGAACATCAGAGGAttcatactggagaaaaaccctATAAATGTAATGAATGCGGGAAAGCATTTATTAATTATTCATGCCTTAGTGTACACCACAGAATGcatacaggagagaaaccttataaatgtaatgaatgtggaaaGGCCTTCATGCGTTCTTCATCTCTAATTATACATCAGCGAATTCATACTGAGGAGAAACCTTATCTCTGTAATGAATGTGGGGAATCTTTCAGAATAAAATCACATTTAACTGTACATCAGAggattcatactggagagaaaccatataaatgtacTGACTGTGAGAGGGCATTTACCAAAATGGTAAATCTCAAGGAACACCAGAAAATTCACACTGGCGTGAAACCCTACACATGCtacaactgtggaaaatccttcagaACTAAGTCATACCTTATTGTACATCAGAGGACCCACACTGGAGAAAAACCATATAAATGTAATGAATGTGAGAAAGCTTTCACTAATACATCACAGCTTACTGTGCATCAGAGAAggcatactggagagaaaccctataaatgtaatgaatgtgggaaGGTTTTCACAAGTAACTCAGGCTTTAATACCCATCAAAGGACACATACCGGGGAGAAGCCATTTAAATGTAATGACTGTGGCAAAGCATTTAGCCAGATGGTACATGTTACAGAACATCAGAAAATCCATAGtggagagaaaccctataaaTGTGATGTCTGTGGAAAAGCCTTCAGGAGAGGTTCATACCTTACAGTTCACTGGAGGACAcatactggagaaaaaccctACATGTGTAAGGAATGCGGGAAAGGTTGTATTACTCTATCACAGCTAACTCTGcaccagagaattcatactggggaGAGGCCCTATAGATGTgaagaatgtggaaaagccttcagaACCAACTCAGACTTTATTGTGCATCTGAGGATGCACACTGGAGAAAAACCCTATAAATGTAgtgaatgtggaaaagcctttaGGAGTAGCTCCAGCCTTACTGTACATCAAAGAACACATCAGAGAGAAATTCAGTTAATATAG
- the LOC138082681 gene encoding zinc finger protein 624 isoform X3: MSPASELTLEKKPNNKEKPYKCSTCEKAFRYRSLLIQHQRTHTKEKPYECNECGKMFSQPSYLSQHKKIHTGEKPYKCSECGKAFIASSSLMCARLNQHQRIQTGDKPYKCSECGKAFSDKSKLARHQETHNGEKPYKCNDCGKAFRNKSYLSVHQKTHTEEKPYKCNECGKSFKNTTIFNVHQRIHTGEKPFRCNECGKAYRSNSSLIVHIRTHTGEKPYECNECGKAFNRIANFTEHQRIHTGEKPYKCNECGKAFINYSCLSVHHRMHTGEKPYKCNECGKAFMRSSSLIIHQRIHTEEKPYLCNECGESFRIKSHLTVHQRIHTGEKPYKCTDCERAFTKMVNLKEHQKIHTGVKPYTCYNCGKSFRTKSYLIVHQRTHTGEKPYKCNECEKAFTNTSQLTVHQRRHTGEKPYKCNECGKVFTSNSGFNTHQRTHTGEKPFKCNDCGKAFSQMVHVTEHQKIHSGEKPYKCDVCGKAFRRGSYLTVHWRTHTGEKPYMCKECGKGCITLSQLTLHQRIHTGERPYRCEECGKAFRTNSDFIVHLRMHTGEKPYKCSECGKAFRSSSSLTVHQRTHQREIQLI; encoded by the exons ATGAGCCCTGCCTCAGAACTCACTTTAGAGAAAAAAcccaataataaagaaaaacccTATAAATGTAGTACATGTGAAAAGGCCTTCCGTTATAGGTCATTACTCATTCAACATCAGAGAACTCACACTAAAGAAAAACCTTATGAATGTAATGAGTGTGGGAAAATGTTCAGCCAGCCTTCTTATCTTAGTCAACATAAAAAAATCCACACTGGAGAAAAACCCTATAAATGTAGTGAATGTGGAAAGGCTTTCATTGCTTCTTCATCACTTATG TGTGCGCGCCTTAATCAACATCAGAGAATTCAAACTGGAGATAAGCCCTATAAATGTAGTGAATGCGGGAAAGCTTTTAGTGATAAATCAAAACTTGCAAGACATCAGGAAACTCACAATGGAGAGAAACCCTACAAATGTAATGATTGTGGGAAAGCCTTTAGGAATAAGTCATATCTTAGTGTACATCAGAAGACCCATACTGAAGAGAAGCCATATAAATGCAATGAGTGTGGGAAGTCTTTCAAGAATACCACAATCTTTAAtgttcatcagagaattcatactggagagaagcccttTAGGTGtaatgaatgtggaaaagcctACAGAAGTAATTCCAGTCTTATTGTGCATATCAGAACTCACACTGGGgaaaaaccctatgaatgtaatgaatgtgggaaagcATTCAATCGTATAGCAAATTTCACAGAACATCAGAGGAttcatactggagaaaaaccctATAAATGTAATGAATGCGGGAAAGCATTTATTAATTATTCATGCCTTAGTGTACACCACAGAATGcatacaggagagaaaccttataaatgtaatgaatgtggaaaGGCCTTCATGCGTTCTTCATCTCTAATTATACATCAGCGAATTCATACTGAGGAGAAACCTTATCTCTGTAATGAATGTGGGGAATCTTTCAGAATAAAATCACATTTAACTGTACATCAGAggattcatactggagagaaaccatataaatgtacTGACTGTGAGAGGGCATTTACCAAAATGGTAAATCTCAAGGAACACCAGAAAATTCACACTGGCGTGAAACCCTACACATGCtacaactgtggaaaatccttcagaACTAAGTCATACCTTATTGTACATCAGAGGACCCACACTGGAGAAAAACCATATAAATGTAATGAATGTGAGAAAGCTTTCACTAATACATCACAGCTTACTGTGCATCAGAGAAggcatactggagagaaaccctataaatgtaatgaatgtgggaaGGTTTTCACAAGTAACTCAGGCTTTAATACCCATCAAAGGACACATACCGGGGAGAAGCCATTTAAATGTAATGACTGTGGCAAAGCATTTAGCCAGATGGTACATGTTACAGAACATCAGAAAATCCATAGtggagagaaaccctataaaTGTGATGTCTGTGGAAAAGCCTTCAGGAGAGGTTCATACCTTACAGTTCACTGGAGGACAcatactggagaaaaaccctACATGTGTAAGGAATGCGGGAAAGGTTGTATTACTCTATCACAGCTAACTCTGcaccagagaattcatactggggaGAGGCCCTATAGATGTgaagaatgtggaaaagccttcagaACCAACTCAGACTTTATTGTGCATCTGAGGATGCACACTGGAGAAAAACCCTATAAATGTAgtgaatgtggaaaagcctttaGGAGTAGCTCCAGCCTTACTGTACATCAAAGAACACATCAGAGAGAAATTCAGTTAATATAG
- the LOC138082681 gene encoding zinc finger protein 624 isoform X5, with amino-acid sequence MSPASELTLEKKPNNKEKPYKCSTCEKAFRYRSLLIQHQRTHTKEKPYECNECGKMFSQPSYLSQHKKIHTGEKPYKCNKPYKCSECGKAFSDKSKLARHQETHNGEKPYKCNDCGKAFRNKSYLSVHQKTHTEEKPYKCNECGKSFKNTTIFNVHQRIHTGEKPFRCNECGKAYRSNSSLIVHIRTHTGEKPYECNECGKAFNRIANFTEHQRIHTGEKPYKCNECGKAFINYSCLSVHHRMHTGEKPYKCNECGKAFMRSSSLIIHQRIHTEEKPYLCNECGESFRIKSHLTVHQRIHTGEKPYKCTDCERAFTKMVNLKEHQKIHTGVKPYTCYNCGKSFRTKSYLIVHQRTHTGEKPYKCNECEKAFTNTSQLTVHQRRHTGEKPYKCNECGKVFTSNSGFNTHQRTHTGEKPFKCNDCGKAFSQMVHVTEHQKIHSGEKPYKCDVCGKAFRRGSYLTVHWRTHTGEKPYMCKECGKGCITLSQLTLHQRIHTGERPYRCEECGKAFRTNSDFIVHLRMHTGEKPYKCSECGKAFRSSSSLTVHQRTHQREIQLI; translated from the exons ATGAGCCCTGCCTCAGAACTCACTTTAGAGAAAAAAcccaataataaagaaaaacccTATAAATGTAGTACATGTGAAAAGGCCTTCCGTTATAGGTCATTACTCATTCAACATCAGAGAACTCACACTAAAGAAAAACCTTATGAATGTAATGAGTGTGGGAAAATGTTCAGCCAGCCTTCTTATCTTAGTCAACATAAAAAAATCCACACTGGAGAAAAACCCTATAAATGTA ATAAGCCCTATAAATGTAGTGAATGCGGGAAAGCTTTTAGTGATAAATCAAAACTTGCAAGACATCAGGAAACTCACAATGGAGAGAAACCCTACAAATGTAATGATTGTGGGAAAGCCTTTAGGAATAAGTCATATCTTAGTGTACATCAGAAGACCCATACTGAAGAGAAGCCATATAAATGCAATGAGTGTGGGAAGTCTTTCAAGAATACCACAATCTTTAAtgttcatcagagaattcatactggagagaagcccttTAGGTGtaatgaatgtggaaaagcctACAGAAGTAATTCCAGTCTTATTGTGCATATCAGAACTCACACTGGGgaaaaaccctatgaatgtaatgaatgtgggaaagcATTCAATCGTATAGCAAATTTCACAGAACATCAGAGGAttcatactggagaaaaaccctATAAATGTAATGAATGCGGGAAAGCATTTATTAATTATTCATGCCTTAGTGTACACCACAGAATGcatacaggagagaaaccttataaatgtaatgaatgtggaaaGGCCTTCATGCGTTCTTCATCTCTAATTATACATCAGCGAATTCATACTGAGGAGAAACCTTATCTCTGTAATGAATGTGGGGAATCTTTCAGAATAAAATCACATTTAACTGTACATCAGAggattcatactggagagaaaccatataaatgtacTGACTGTGAGAGGGCATTTACCAAAATGGTAAATCTCAAGGAACACCAGAAAATTCACACTGGCGTGAAACCCTACACATGCtacaactgtggaaaatccttcagaACTAAGTCATACCTTATTGTACATCAGAGGACCCACACTGGAGAAAAACCATATAAATGTAATGAATGTGAGAAAGCTTTCACTAATACATCACAGCTTACTGTGCATCAGAGAAggcatactggagagaaaccctataaatgtaatgaatgtgggaaGGTTTTCACAAGTAACTCAGGCTTTAATACCCATCAAAGGACACATACCGGGGAGAAGCCATTTAAATGTAATGACTGTGGCAAAGCATTTAGCCAGATGGTACATGTTACAGAACATCAGAAAATCCATAGtggagagaaaccctataaaTGTGATGTCTGTGGAAAAGCCTTCAGGAGAGGTTCATACCTTACAGTTCACTGGAGGACAcatactggagaaaaaccctACATGTGTAAGGAATGCGGGAAAGGTTGTATTACTCTATCACAGCTAACTCTGcaccagagaattcatactggggaGAGGCCCTATAGATGTgaagaatgtggaaaagccttcagaACCAACTCAGACTTTATTGTGCATCTGAGGATGCACACTGGAGAAAAACCCTATAAATGTAgtgaatgtggaaaagcctttaGGAGTAGCTCCAGCCTTACTGTACATCAAAGAACACATCAGAGAGAAATTCAGTTAATATAG
- the LOC138082681 gene encoding zinc finger protein 624 isoform X6, with translation MSPASELTLEKKPNNKEKPYKCSTCEKAFRYRSLLIQHQRTHTKEKPYECNECGKMFSQPSYLSQHKKIHTGEKPYKCSECGKAFIASSSLMVHQRIHTKEKPYQCNVCGKSFSQCARLNQHQRIQTGDKPYKCSECGKAFSDKSKLARHQETHNGEKPYKCNDCGKAFRNKSYLSVHQKTHTEEKPYKCNECGKSFKNTTIFNVHQRIHTGEKPFRCNECGKAYRSNSSLIVHIRTHTGEKPYECNECGKAFNRIANFTEHQRIHTGEKPYKCNECGKAFINYSCLSVHHRMHTGEKPYKCNECGKAFMRSSSLIIHQRIHTEEKPYLCNECGESFRIKSHFIVHQRTHTGEKPYKCNECEKAFTNTSQLTVHQRRHTGEKPYKCNECGKVFTSNSGFNTHQRTHTGEKPFKCNDCGKAFSQMVHVTEHQKIHSGEKPYKCDVCGKAFRRGSYLTVHWRTHTGEKPYMCKECGKGCITLSQLTLHQRIHTGERPYRCEECGKAFRTNSDFIVHLRMHTGEKPYKCSECGKAFRSSSSLTVHQRTHQREIQLI, from the exons ATGAGCCCTGCCTCAGAACTCACTTTAGAGAAAAAAcccaataataaagaaaaacccTATAAATGTAGTACATGTGAAAAGGCCTTCCGTTATAGGTCATTACTCATTCAACATCAGAGAACTCACACTAAAGAAAAACCTTATGAATGTAATGAGTGTGGGAAAATGTTCAGCCAGCCTTCTTATCTTAGTCAACATAAAAAAATCCACACTGGAGAAAAACCCTATAAATGTAGTGAATGTGGAAAGGCTTTCATTGCTTCTTCATCACTTATGgtgcatcagagaattcatactaaGGAGAAACCTTATCAATGCAATGTCTGTGGAAAATCTTTTAGCCAGTGTGCGCGCCTTAATCAACATCAGAGAATTCAAACTGGAGATAAGCCCTATAAATGTAGTGAATGCGGGAAAGCTTTTAGTGATAAATCAAAACTTGCAAGACATCAGGAAACTCACAATGGAGAGAAACCCTACAAATGTAATGATTGTGGGAAAGCCTTTAGGAATAAGTCATATCTTAGTGTACATCAGAAGACCCATACTGAAGAGAAGCCATATAAATGCAATGAGTGTGGGAAGTCTTTCAAGAATACCACAATCTTTAAtgttcatcagagaattcatactggagagaagcccttTAGGTGtaatgaatgtggaaaagcctACAGAAGTAATTCCAGTCTTATTGTGCATATCAGAACTCACACTGGGgaaaaaccctatgaatgtaatgaatgtgggaaagcATTCAATCGTATAGCAAATTTCACAGAACATCAGAGGAttcatactggagaaaaaccctATAAATGTAATGAATGCGGGAAAGCATTTATTAATTATTCATGCCTTAGTGTACACCACAGAATGcatacaggagagaaaccttataaatgtaatgaatgtggaaaGGCCTTCATGCGTTCTTCATCTCTAATTATACATCAGCGAATTCATACTGAGGAGAAACCTTATCTCTGTAATGAATGTGGGGAATCTTTCAGAATAAAATCACATT TTATTGTACATCAGAGGACCCACACTGGAGAAAAACCATATAAATGTAATGAATGTGAGAAAGCTTTCACTAATACATCACAGCTTACTGTGCATCAGAGAAggcatactggagagaaaccctataaatgtaatgaatgtgggaaGGTTTTCACAAGTAACTCAGGCTTTAATACCCATCAAAGGACACATACCGGGGAGAAGCCATTTAAATGTAATGACTGTGGCAAAGCATTTAGCCAGATGGTACATGTTACAGAACATCAGAAAATCCATAGtggagagaaaccctataaaTGTGATGTCTGTGGAAAAGCCTTCAGGAGAGGTTCATACCTTACAGTTCACTGGAGGACAcatactggagaaaaaccctACATGTGTAAGGAATGCGGGAAAGGTTGTATTACTCTATCACAGCTAACTCTGcaccagagaattcatactggggaGAGGCCCTATAGATGTgaagaatgtggaaaagccttcagaACCAACTCAGACTTTATTGTGCATCTGAGGATGCACACTGGAGAAAAACCCTATAAATGTAgtgaatgtggaaaagcctttaGGAGTAGCTCCAGCCTTACTGTACATCAAAGAACACATCAGAGAGAAATTCAGTTAATATAG
- the LOC138082681 gene encoding zinc finger protein 624 isoform X1: MSLLFNMLSREGNPEEEIMAAVVFSIGPLSPQVFQPEEDLHLQAEEPELVKESVTFKDVAVDFTLEEWRLMDPMQRDLHKDVMLENYRNLVSLGLAISKPDMISHLEDGKGPWVVVREISRTPFSELETKPTTKNTIPTEDFSKKHLSQDAIVEKLTENGLWDPRMGGLWKWGDRILRLQYSQQSPVGQRTVKHKKIPTIQKGFGFGSVLLPEPEVITEEPHGKYQTHDENFTEGLDLITDTHLRKEICKDTEGSKVMSPASELTLEKKPNNKEKPYKCSTCEKAFRYRSLLIQHQRTHTKEKPYECNECGKMFSQPSYLSQHKKIHTGEKPYKCSECGKAFIASSSLMVHQRIHTKEKPYQCNVCGKSFSQCARLNQHQRIQTGDKPYKCSECGKAFSDKSKLARHQETHNGEKPYKCNDCGKAFRNKSYLSVHQKTHTEEKPYKCNECGKSFKNTTIFNVHQRIHTGEKPFRCNECGKAYRSNSSLIVHIRTHTGEKPYECNECGKAFNRIANFTEHQRIHTGEKPYKCNECGKAFINYSCLSVHHRMHTGEKPYKCNECGKAFMRSSSLIIHQRIHTEEKPYLCNECGESFRIKSHLTVHQRIHTGEKPYKCTDCERAFTKMVNLKEHQKIHTGVKPYTCYNCGKSFRTKSYLIVHQRTHTGEKPYKCNECEKAFTNTSQLTVHQRRHTGEKPYKCNECGKVFTSNSGFNTHQRTHTGEKPFKCNDCGKAFSQMVHVTEHQKIHSGEKPYKCDVCGKAFRRGSYLTVHWRTHTGEKPYMCKECGKGCITLSQLTLHQRIHTGERPYRCEECGKAFRTNSDFIVHLRMHTGEKPYKCSECGKAFRSSSSLTVHQRTHQREIQLI, translated from the exons AGAGGGGAACCCAGAGGAAGAGATTATGGCTGCTGTAGTTTTTTCAATTGGACCTCTG AGTCCTCAAGTTTTCCAGCCAGAGGAAGATCTTCACCTTCAGGCAGAAGAGCCAGAATTGGTAAAG gaatcagtgacaTTTAAAGATGTGGCTGTAGACTTCACATTGGAAGAGTGGAGGTTGATGGACCCTATGCAGAGGGACCTGCACAAGGATGTGATGCTAGAGAATTATAGGAATCTTGTCTCCTTGG GGCTTGCAATTTCCAAACCAGACATGATATCTCATTTGGAGGATGGAAAAGGACCATGGGTGGTAGTGAGAGAAATTTCAAGAACCCCCTTTTCGG agtTGGAGAccaaacctacaaccaagaatactataCCAACAGAGGATTTTTCTAAAAAACATTTATCACAGGATGCCATTGTAGAGAAACTCACAGAGAATGGTCTATGGGACCCCAGAATGGGAGGATTATGGAAATGGGGCGACAGGATACTGAGACTGCAATATAGTCAGCAGAGTCCTGTAGGCCAAAGAACAGTTAAACACAAGAAAATCCCCACTATTCAGAAAGGCTTTGGGTTTGGATCTGTTCTTCTTCCAGAACCAGAAGTTATCACAGAAGAACCCCATGGCAAATACCAAACACATGATGAAAATTTTACAGAGGGTTTAGATTTGATCACAGATACCCATCTGAGGAAGGAAATTTGCAAGGATACAGAAGGCAGCAAAGTCATGAGCCCTGCCTCAGAACTCACTTTAGAGAAAAAAcccaataataaagaaaaacccTATAAATGTAGTACATGTGAAAAGGCCTTCCGTTATAGGTCATTACTCATTCAACATCAGAGAACTCACACTAAAGAAAAACCTTATGAATGTAATGAGTGTGGGAAAATGTTCAGCCAGCCTTCTTATCTTAGTCAACATAAAAAAATCCACACTGGAGAAAAACCCTATAAATGTAGTGAATGTGGAAAGGCTTTCATTGCTTCTTCATCACTTATGgtgcatcagagaattcatactaaGGAGAAACCTTATCAATGCAATGTCTGTGGAAAATCTTTTAGCCAGTGTGCGCGCCTTAATCAACATCAGAGAATTCAAACTGGAGATAAGCCCTATAAATGTAGTGAATGCGGGAAAGCTTTTAGTGATAAATCAAAACTTGCAAGACATCAGGAAACTCACAATGGAGAGAAACCCTACAAATGTAATGATTGTGGGAAAGCCTTTAGGAATAAGTCATATCTTAGTGTACATCAGAAGACCCATACTGAAGAGAAGCCATATAAATGCAATGAGTGTGGGAAGTCTTTCAAGAATACCACAATCTTTAAtgttcatcagagaattcatactggagagaagcccttTAGGTGtaatgaatgtggaaaagcctACAGAAGTAATTCCAGTCTTATTGTGCATATCAGAACTCACACTGGGgaaaaaccctatgaatgtaatgaatgtgggaaagcATTCAATCGTATAGCAAATTTCACAGAACATCAGAGGAttcatactggagaaaaaccctATAAATGTAATGAATGCGGGAAAGCATTTATTAATTATTCATGCCTTAGTGTACACCACAGAATGcatacaggagagaaaccttataaatgtaatgaatgtggaaaGGCCTTCATGCGTTCTTCATCTCTAATTATACATCAGCGAATTCATACTGAGGAGAAACCTTATCTCTGTAATGAATGTGGGGAATCTTTCAGAATAAAATCACATTTAACTGTACATCAGAggattcatactggagagaaaccatataaatgtacTGACTGTGAGAGGGCATTTACCAAAATGGTAAATCTCAAGGAACACCAGAAAATTCACACTGGCGTGAAACCCTACACATGCtacaactgtggaaaatccttcagaACTAAGTCATACCTTATTGTACATCAGAGGACCCACACTGGAGAAAAACCATATAAATGTAATGAATGTGAGAAAGCTTTCACTAATACATCACAGCTTACTGTGCATCAGAGAAggcatactggagagaaaccctataaatgtaatgaatgtgggaaGGTTTTCACAAGTAACTCAGGCTTTAATACCCATCAAAGGACACATACCGGGGAGAAGCCATTTAAATGTAATGACTGTGGCAAAGCATTTAGCCAGATGGTACATGTTACAGAACATCAGAAAATCCATAGtggagagaaaccctataaaTGTGATGTCTGTGGAAAAGCCTTCAGGAGAGGTTCATACCTTACAGTTCACTGGAGGACAcatactggagaaaaaccctACATGTGTAAGGAATGCGGGAAAGGTTGTATTACTCTATCACAGCTAACTCTGcaccagagaattcatactggggaGAGGCCCTATAGATGTgaagaatgtggaaaagccttcagaACCAACTCAGACTTTATTGTGCATCTGAGGATGCACACTGGAGAAAAACCCTATAAATGTAgtgaatgtggaaaagcctttaGGAGTAGCTCCAGCCTTACTGTACATCAAAGAACACATCAGAGAGAAATTCAGTTAATATAG